Proteins co-encoded in one Paracrocinitomix mangrovi genomic window:
- a CDS encoding GNAT family N-acetyltransferase — protein MDIVFSTERLIARQLIHSDFPDFYDLQSNPKVMLYTGQEAMGLGECERDFYSVINRYSEVENKFWVWAVCSKESNELLGTAAILINQSGNEIGYRFREKHWGNGYGVEITKGLIDHAFSTLNLSSVYAEVDQRNAPSIKILDATMNKVKAFWNEESQTNDYYYELSKNYVD, from the coding sequence ATGGATATTGTATTTAGTACAGAAAGATTAATTGCCAGACAATTGATCCATTCTGATTTTCCTGACTTTTATGATTTACAATCAAATCCAAAGGTCATGCTTTATACAGGACAAGAAGCAATGGGTCTTGGAGAATGTGAAAGAGACTTTTACAGTGTAATCAATCGCTATAGTGAAGTGGAAAATAAATTTTGGGTTTGGGCAGTTTGCTCAAAAGAGTCGAATGAATTATTAGGAACCGCAGCGATTTTAATTAATCAATCAGGCAATGAAATCGGTTATAGATTCAGAGAAAAACATTGGGGCAATGGATATGGAGTTGAAATTACCAAAGGCTTAATTGACCATGCTTTTAGCACATTAAATTTATCTTCTGTTTATGCCGAAGTGGACCAACGAAATGCTCCTTCCATTAAAATCTTAGATGCTACAATGAATAAAGTAAAGGCTTTTTGGAATGAAGAATCCCAAACAAATGACTATTATTATGAACTAAGCAAAAACTATGTTGACTAA